NNNNNNNNNNNNNNNNNNNNNNNNNNNNNNNNNNNNNNNNNNNNNNNNNNNNNNNNNNNNNNNNNNNNNNNNNNNNNNNNNNNNNNNNNNNNNNNNNNNNNNNNNNNNNNNNNNNNNNNNNNGGATGTAAAGCAGTCCGTCGGAATTCCGTCGGTATTGTCCAATCTCAAACGGCTATACAACGGTCATATATATTTGTCGGCAACGGTCACATGGTTCGTCGGAATTCCGTCGGTATTTTCCGACGAACTTCCGACGACTTTGCTGTTAATCAGAATGTGGTCGGAAGTTCGTCGGTAAATTCGTCGGAATATACCGACGAACTTCCGACGACTACAACGGTTACATTTTTTATCGGAATGTCGTCGAAAAGTCGTCGGAAAGTTCCGACGAACCATATTTCGTCGGAATTCCGTCGGAAGACGACTTAATTTTTTTGGATTTGGTCAGAAATTTGTCAGTATTCCGTCACAAATGTCCGACGACCTTGGTGTCCGTCGAAACCTCCGTCGGAATTCGGTGTGTTTTCTTGTAGTGTGTATACATTCATTATACTTTCAAAATATACAAGATAAATTGATAAATTAACTTGTTATAAATTCAAAAACTTTATTATAGCACTTTCAACTGTTAAATCATTGATTCAACAAGTCAAATGTAGATGGTCTTAATTGTTATTTCTTATCATTTCGTATTTTAGTACGTATTTTATAGTGAATGGTATATGTCCAAATAATCATGTTTTCAAATGGTGAAAATGTTAAAAGCTACATACATTGAAGCTATTGAAGCTGTGTAAGATATGATGACAGGAACAAGTAAGTGAGCAAACTATGAAGACATGAGACTTCCAGAGCCTAGAGGTGTCAAACGGGATGGATATGAGACTTAAAATATTAGATCCATCAAGAAGCAGGTCTTGCTTAAAAAAAAAAAAAGAAGCAGGTCTCGCCGATCAGAACATGGTGGATTGTACGGGTTGGCCGGCGGTTAATATGTGTGCATGTCTATATGTCTAACAATAGATATCAATTGAACCCTCTCGAGGAGTACCTTTGTTTAGGTCAAACGTCATGGCCCATATACAATCCAATAAATTTCACTTTTCACCTTTATCGCAATCAAAGGCGAAATATGTGAGAGCAGAAGGACAAGATTCGCGTTCGCAGGACAATATTGACATACATCGACACATTTATATTCCCTCCAATAATACAAATTCATATTTACCATCATTCACTATTTTTTTCTCCAATTTGCAACCTCCCATTTTTACAATCTATCACATTGGTAACGCAAGTTATTCGCTTAGAAAACAAAAAAAATAGGCAGCATCGCCAGAAAAAGCTCAAATTCATATCCATACATTTACAACACAATTTATCCCTTTCTCTTTTTTTCTGTTTCCCCTCAATATTTATATACCACTTGAACCTCTAAAAACCCATTAGCATCCGAAGGACAAAAAAATCTCAAGAAAAATACCAAGGATGATCAAATCCTATTTACGTGTAATATTACTCTTATTATGCGCCACTAATCTCTGCGCTTCATCATCAATAACCAGAACCAGAACTAGAACAATAACCAGATCCAGAACCAGAACAAAAACGAAAACTGTATCATTACATCATGTATACCAAACCAGTAGGACCAAGTGTCTGGGATGTCACCACGACTCGTTACAGTTCTTGTTCCGACAAAATTTGGTTCGTGCCCAAAGACTCGAAGCTCCTTTGATTTGGGACCGCAGACTCCAGAACTACGCTCAAAACTGGGCTAATCAAAGAAAAGGAGATTGTGCTTTGAGACATTCTTTCCAAAACGGAGATTTTAGTTTCGGCGAAAACATTTTCCATGGATACGGAAAAAACTGGTCCCCGGCCGACGCAGTGGTCGCGTGGGCCAGCGAGAAGCGGCACTATAATTACGGTTCCAACACGTGCGACCCTGGGAAGGTGTGTGGGCATTACACACAGATGGTGTGGAAGAACACGAGGAGGGTCGGGTGCGCACGTGTAAAGTGCAACAGTGGTGCGATTTTCATGACTTGTAACTATGATCCTCCCGGTAACTACATCGGCCAGAAACCCTATTGAGCGATCATTCATCTACTCCTTGATCTTAATATTGGAAATTGTTATATGACTTTTTGAAGGAAATTAGGTGGATGTATTGGGTATTTTTCTAGAAAATAGATGTTTTTGCGGGGCTTGTGGTGCTGGTTATGTTTGTATCTCTATACGTGATTATTTCACTTGATGGTTGTAATTGCATTTACGGTTATTCATATATATATATCCGTCCAATTATAAAAGATAATATGTTTTTCTTTTTAAATTCCGAATGCAAACAAATGTTTGTGTTTAAAATCCATATACAGTATATCAAGCTTCATGCAACACAAACTGGACTATTCTTTTGGTTCATTTATCAAGCATATATATTTATAATATTATTTGAAAAGTGATTTTTGGTTTATGAACTGTTACGTAAAAAGTCATAGCGGTTAAAATCAATAATATACTCAAAGAAATTTATATAATTTGTTATATAATTAAAAATGAAACTTACATATTATTATTAGATTTATATAATATATTAGATAATTGATTGTAAATTAATATGATAAATTTTCAGAAAAAACGTATTTTAAAAATAAGGTAATTTTTATATATATTGTGTTATTATCTGGAAATAATATTTTATATTATAAAGTTAATAAATTAAAATATAAAATAATGGATTTGCCAAATAAGATTTCTAATTAAATACTAAAATCTGTAATTAAATACTAATCAATCAAAAAAATTTGCAAATATGACTCAAAACTTGATTTTAAATACAAAACTATACCCAAACTTGAATCAAATGCAAAAATAACCTAAAAATCTTGTGAAATTACAATCATCCCTTTGTGACCAAACAAAAAACAAAACTCATTTTTACGAATATAGCCCCAGAATGTCGTCCGAGTCTTCTGAGTCTTACAGAGAAGTCTTCTGGCGTAGTTGATCTTAAAAATAATTTATAAAAAATTTTAAAAATATTTTGACAAGTGAAAAATTAAAATCATGTAATTATAAACAGTTTTAAGTAATATAAATTAAGACATAATAAAATTGAATAGTTTTCAACATAGATGAGTGAAAGTAGTTAATCATGATATTCTTTGGCTTAGGGTTTAACAACATATGCTGTAGTTTTGTATGTATTTTTAGGGTTAGATTTTGGAAAGCTTAAATGTTTTTTTGAAAAATTAAAATTTTACCTATATGTGTTTATTTTTGTGTATAGTAAACGTTTTTTAAGTTTAATTTGATTTTATGAGGTATTTAGTTAGTTAAGTTAGTTTAGGGGTTATGTTTAGGATCTAGACGACTAACATGTAAGTTGTCTGGCGATTAGAAGACTTCTCTGAAAGTCTTCTAACTCCGGCTAAAAATATTTTAATTTCCCGCTAAAAATATTTTAGTTTCCACCTAAAAATATTGAAGTCTTCTGGGCGACTTACAAGTAAGTCGTCTAGTAAGTCTTATATTAGAAGACTTACTTGAAAGTCTTCTGAATCGAAAATATTTAACTTTATTAGAATTTTTGTCTCCATATATAAAGAAAAATTTACACATTCTCTATCCTACTCTCAAATGGCTGCAACAAAAATAGTATGTTTCTCATTCTAAAACTCTCAAACCTCTCTCTAGTCTCTTTGAACTTATAAACACCAAACTTTATATCAATTTATTGTTTGTGTCTCGTGTCTTTCTCACTTGTTTATCTTGTTTTGAAGGTTTTTCATCACATGGTTCTCATCTTCTATTCATTTAAAGGTAGATCTCTTAATTTTATATATGTATTTTTGTTTGTTCTATAAAGGTAGATCTATCTAATCTTCCACTCATTTTCTCTGTTTTAAGTCATTTGAACGTTTTTAGATATGCATGTTTTTAAGATCTGGATTTGGATATGCAAGTTTTTCATATCTGAAAGACTTCTAGGACGACTTACCTGTTAGTCATCTAAAATATAATGCACTAGAAGACTTCTAGGACGACTTACCTGGAAGTCTTCTAACGGAGTCTTCTCACATGTCTCCCTTTCATAACAGATCTGAGCGTTTTGGTAAATTTTTATATCCGATTTTTCTTCATTTGGTAACTTCATATTGCATAAAGTTCTTACATTTTTTTCAAAGTAAAACTCTTCAAAACCATTCTAATCTCTTTGACTTGAAAACATCAAACTTTATATGAATTTTTCATTTTTGTACCATGTCTTTCTCACTAATCTATCTTTTTGTTGCAGGTTTTTAACCAGATGGTTCTCATCTTCCACTTGGATATGTACTTTGTGTGTTCTATAAAAGTAGATCGATATAATCTTCCACTCATTTTCTCTGTTTTTAAGCCATTTGAATTTTTTTTGATATGCATGTTTTTCAGATCTATAGCAAATTTTGGAAGATTTATGGAAAGTCTTCTAAAATATAATGCGCTAGAAAAGTCTCTCGGAAGTCTTCTAGCGCATTATATTTTAAAAGACTTCCGAGAAGACTTCCCATAAATCTTCTAAAGTCTTCTAAAATATAATGTGCTAGAAGACTTCTAGAAGTCTTCTGACGGAGTCTTCTTCCATATCAAGTGGAGTTCAAGCTTGTCTTTGTAGATGAATGATCTATAATTGTTTTGTTTCTGGTCTGTTTTGTTATTTGCATGTGTACTCCTTTAGTTGTGATTTTTTTTGTAAATTTGAAGATATATTAATAAAAAAATTGGTAAATATGTTCATATTCCACAATATTATATTGCCAAAATTACTTGACATAATTGAAATTATTGATATAACTTCAATAGCAAAACACAATAACAGAAAAAAATTAATCAAATTTATTACAACTAAGGGAGAAGAATTCTCAAGAAAACTTAGTCAAATTCATAAAATATAAACCATTACATAAGTTCAAAGATATAACACTTTCATTAGAAGTCTTATGGGAAGTCTTCTAGCAAAAAACATCATTGATGCATATAACAATAATGATATTTAAGTCATTGATACAACATATTAAGAATCATTTTAACCATTTTACTCACTCATAGCAAAAAACATCATTGATGCATATAACAATAATGATATTTAAGTCATTGATACAACATATTAAGAATCATTTTAACCATTTTACTCACTCATAGCAAAAAACATCATTGATGCATATAACAATAATGATATTTAAGTCATTGATACAACATATTAAGAATCATTTTAACCATTTTACTCACTCATAGCAAAAAACATCATTGATGCATATAACAATAATGATATTTAAGTCATTGATACAACATATTAAGAATCATTTTAACCATTTTACTCACTCATAGCAAAAAACATCATTGATGCATATAACAATAATGATATTTAAGTCATTGATACAACATATTAAGAATCATTTTAACCATTTTACTCACTCATAGCAAAAAACATCATTGATGCATATAACAATAATGATACTTAAGTCATTGATACAAAATTTTAAGAAACAAGTATTTTACCCACTCATAGCAATAATCATCATTGGTGCATACTTAAGAGATGGAAATAAACAATAGTAACTAGTCAAAACATATCATAATTTTTACAAGTTTGTATTGAAAAACTTAGTAAAATTTAGTAAAACTTAAGCAGAAAACATATTTTGAAAATATGAGTTTTACCTTGAAGTTACATAATACTCTTAAAAATACAAGTTATTCAAAAACTAGCGTCAGATCAGATAGACTCTTTAATAAACATGAATATTGGTAACCTCATAAATATCACGAATTAAGTTATAAATTTCATTCAGCAGCTAAAATATTGATTAATAGACATGAATTAACAAGAAAATGTTAAAAATTCTTTATAGTTTTATAGAAAATGAAATTTTATTAAACATTGACGCAAACGACTTCCACGGAGGTCGTCTGGCAGACTTCTAGGAAGTCGTCCATTTAGGTTAGTTTTGAAATGGATTTTTAACGTAGACGACTTACATGGAAGTCGTCCATCTTTGTTTGTTAAAAAAAACTTGAGAAGTCGTCTAGGAAAAACAGGTTGGTTTTGCATTTGACCGGATTGTGTCAGAAATTTGATTTTTCCTGGACGACTTAGAAAATTAAAAAATCAATGACGACTTCCATGTAAGTCGTCTCAGGTTAGTCGTCCGTCCGATGACTTACAGGGAAGTCGTCCAAGATAAGCAAGGTTTGACCAGAATCTCATAATAAAATCATGGACGACTTCAATGTAAGTCGTCTAGAAAAAAAATAATTTTTTTTGTTTTATTTTTCAGTTGCAAAACTAATCTGACACGACTTCCATGTAAGTCATCTAGGTATAGCAAAATATTGATTTTTTAATTTTCTACTAGACGACTTACGTGTAAGTCGTCCAAGAAAAGTCAAATTTTTAACACAATCCGGTCAAATGCAAAACTAACCCGTTTATCCTAGACGACTTACATGGAAGTCGTTTCGAATTTTTTTTTAACAAACAAAGATGGAC
This sequence is a window from Brassica oleracea var. oleracea cultivar TO1000 chromosome C1, BOL, whole genome shotgun sequence. Protein-coding genes within it:
- the LOC106307566 gene encoding pathogenesis-related protein PR-1, which codes for MIKSYLRVILLLLCATNLCASSSITRTRTRTITRSRTRTKTKTVSLHHVYQTSRTKCLGCHHDSLQFLFRQNLVRAQRLEAPLIWDRRLQNYAQNWANQRKGDCALRHSFQNGDFSFGENIFHGYGKNWSPADAVVAWASEKRHYNYGSNTCDPGKVCGHYTQMVWKNTRRVGCARVKCNSGAIFMTCNYDPPGNYIGQKPY